The proteins below come from a single Eptesicus fuscus isolate TK198812 chromosome 5, DD_ASM_mEF_20220401, whole genome shotgun sequence genomic window:
- the DACT1 gene encoding dapper homolog 1 isoform X2 — translation MKPSPAGVARELEPQAPARGEQRAAEPEGRWREKGEADTERQRTRERQEATLAGLAELEYLRQRQELLVRGALRGTGGAGAAPRAGELPGEAAQRSRLEEKFLEENILLLRKQLNCLRRRDAGLLNQLQELDKQISDLRLDVEKTSEEHLETDSRPSSGFYELSDGASGSLSNSSNSVFSECLSSCHSSTCFCSPLEATLTISDSCPKSADVNPKYQCDLVSKNGNDVYRYPSPLHAVAVQSPMFLLCLTGSPLREEERLGNHTSDICVGSELDAIKTEASLPSPSSVWPAPHPSSSKKMDGYILSLVQKKTHPVRTNKPRTSVNADPTKGLLRNGSVCVRVTGGVSQANPGNLKNSKQAPLPPVGVPSLDNGTFSPPKQWSKEPKAEQLESKRLPLPEGCSPGAAPELPSKHPPKNAKLASQEHVRCPTTVLGEAPKESSPIPAASPKESPGRGLAPLQENKVVPPLKKTAPRNGLQPPPAPPAPPSSAFPVEERPALDFKSEGSSSQSLEEGPLVKAHFVPAPQPGARPHRGTRTAAAPRGSALKHRAQALHGPDGALPTVREKTRAAGKKCRFPDDLDTNKKLRKVSAKGRRSGGGHAEAGLPGRPLGAAHRPGGRAHGHGREAVVAKPRHKRTDSRRWRSAAEVSYEEALRRARRGRREGAGLCAAAVALPFASPYAYVASDSEYSAECESLFHSTVVDTSEDEQSNYTTNCFGDSESSVSEGEFAGESTSTSDSEESGGLIWSQFVQTLPIQAVAAPDLHSNPAKTFVKIKASHNLKKKILRFRSGSLKLMTTV, via the exons aTGAAGCCGAGTCCGGCCGGAGTGGCGAGGGAGCTGGAGCCGCAGGCGCCGGCCCGGGGCGAGCAGCGCGCGGCGGAGCCCGAGGGGCGCTGGCGGGAGAAGGGCGAGGCGGACACGGAGCGGCAGCGCACCCGCGAGCGGCAGGaggccacgctggccgggctggcgGAGCTGGAGTACCTGCGCCAGCGCCAGGAGCTGCTGGTCCGGGGCGCCCTGCGCGGCACTGGGGGTGCGGGCGCCGCGCCCCGAGCCGGGGAGCTGCCGGGGGAGGCGGCGCAGCGCAGCCGCCTGGAGGAGAAGTTCTTGGAGGAGAACATTTTGCTGCTGCGGAAGCAATTG AATTGTTTGAGGAGAAGAGATGCTGGTTTGTTGAATCAGTTGCAAGAACTTGACAAGCAGATAAGTGACCTGAGACTCGATGTAGAAAAGACATCTGAAGAGCACCTGGAGACAGACAGCCGGCCCAGCTCAG GGTTTTATGAGCTGAGTGATGGGGCTTCAGGATCCCTTTCCAATTCCTCTAACTCGGTCTTCAGTGAGTGTTTATCCAGTTGTCATTCCAGCACCTGCTTTTGCAGCCCCTTGGAGGCAACCTTGACTATCTCGGATAGTTGCCCCAAATCTGCAG ATGTGAATCCCAAGTACCAGTGTGATCTGGTGTCTAAAAACGGGAATGATGTCTATCGCTATCCCAGCCCACTCCATGCTGTGGCCGTGCAGAGCCCCATGTTTCTCCTCTGCCTGACAGGCAGCCCtctgagggaagaggagaggctgGGCAACCACACCAGTGACATTTGTGTCGGGTCTGAGCTGGACGCCATCAAGACGGAGGCGTCCTTGCCGTCCCCGAGCAGCGTGTGGCCTGCTCCCCATCCCTCATCCAGCAAGAAAATGGATGGCTACATCCTGAGCCTGGTCCAGAAGAAAACACACCCGGTAAGGACCAACAAGCCAAGAACCAGTGTGAACGCGGACCCCACGAAGGGACTTCTGAGGAACGGGAGCGTTTGTGTCCGAGTGACTGGGGGTGTCTCCCAGGCCAATCCCGGGAACCTTAAGAATTCCAAACAGGCGCCTCTGCCCCCGGTCGGAGTCCCCTCTTTGGACAACGGGACCTTCTCCCCACCGAAGCAGTGGTCAAAAGAACCGaaggcagaacaactggaaaGCAAGAGGCTGCCCTTGCCAGAGGGCTGCTCGCCTGGCGCCGCCCCTGAACTTCCAAGTAAGCATCCACCCAAAAATGCCAAGCTGGCCTCCCAGGAGCATGTGCGGTGCCCCACCACTGTGCTAGGGGAGGCCCCCAAGGAGAGCAGCCCGATCCCAGCTGCCTCTCCAAAAGAGAGCCCTGGGAGAGGCCTCGCCCCGCTGCAGGAGAACAAAGTTGTCCCGCCGCTGAAAAAGACGGCACCGAGGAACGGCCtgcagccccctcctgccccgccgGCACCCCCGTCCTCAGCGTTCCCCGTGGAAGAGCGGCCTGCCCTGGATTTCAAAAGCGAGGGCTCTTCTTCTCAAAGCCTGGAAGAGGGGCCTCTGGTGAAGGCGCACTTCGTCCCTGCGCCGCAGCCGGGCGCGCGGCCGCACCGGGGCACCCGGACCGCCGCTGCGCCCCGGGGCTCCGCCCTGAAGCACAGGGCCCAGGCCCTCCATGGCCCCGACGGCGCCTTGCCCACCGTGAGGGAGAAAACCCGGGCCGCCGGCAAGAAGTGTCGGTTCCCCGACGACCTGGATACAAATAAGAAACTCAGGAAGGTCTCTGCCAaagggaggaggagtgggggcgGCCACGCCGAGGCGGGCCTCCCCGGCCGGCCGCTCGGGGCTGCCCACCGGCCCGGGGGCAGGGCGCACGGCCACGGGCGCGAGGCGGTGGTGGCCAAGCCCAGGCACAAGCGAACCGACTCGCGGCGGTGGAGGTCGGCCGCCGAGGTCTCCTACGAGGAGGCTCTGCGGCGCgcgcggcggggccggcgggagggCGCGGGGCTGTGCGCGGCCGCCGTGGCGCTGCCCTTCGCCAGCCCCTACGCCTACGTGGCCAGCGACTCCGAGTACTCGGCCGAGTGCGAGTCCCTCTTCCACTCCACCGTGGTGGACACCAGCGAGGACGAGCAGAGCAACTACACCACCAACTGCTTCGGGGACAGCGAGTCCAGCGTGAGCGAGGGCGAGTTCGCGGGCGAGAGCACCAGCACCAGCGACTCGGAGGAGAGCGGGGGCCTCATTTGGTCCCAGTTCGTCCAGACGCTCCCCATCCAGGCGGTCGCGGCCCCCGACCTTCACAGCAACCCCGCCAAGACCTTTGTCAAAATCAAGGCTTCCCACAACCTCAAGAAGAAAATCCTCCGCTTCCGGTCCGGCTCTTTGAAGCTGATGACCACCGTTTGA
- the DACT1 gene encoding dapper homolog 1 isoform X1, with the protein MKPSPAGVARELEPQAPARGEQRAAEPEGRWREKGEADTERQRTRERQEATLAGLAELEYLRQRQELLVRGALRGTGGAGAAPRAGELPGEAAQRSRLEEKFLEENILLLRKQLNCLRRRDAGLLNQLQELDKQISDLRLDVEKTSEEHLETDSRPSSGFYELSDGASGSLSNSSNSVFSECLSSCHSSTCFCSPLEATLTISDSCPKSADLIGWLDYTEGHCEDQASEAVCCFPSTSQFNPLGVIADVNPKYQCDLVSKNGNDVYRYPSPLHAVAVQSPMFLLCLTGSPLREEERLGNHTSDICVGSELDAIKTEASLPSPSSVWPAPHPSSSKKMDGYILSLVQKKTHPVRTNKPRTSVNADPTKGLLRNGSVCVRVTGGVSQANPGNLKNSKQAPLPPVGVPSLDNGTFSPPKQWSKEPKAEQLESKRLPLPEGCSPGAAPELPSKHPPKNAKLASQEHVRCPTTVLGEAPKESSPIPAASPKESPGRGLAPLQENKVVPPLKKTAPRNGLQPPPAPPAPPSSAFPVEERPALDFKSEGSSSQSLEEGPLVKAHFVPAPQPGARPHRGTRTAAAPRGSALKHRAQALHGPDGALPTVREKTRAAGKKCRFPDDLDTNKKLRKVSAKGRRSGGGHAEAGLPGRPLGAAHRPGGRAHGHGREAVVAKPRHKRTDSRRWRSAAEVSYEEALRRARRGRREGAGLCAAAVALPFASPYAYVASDSEYSAECESLFHSTVVDTSEDEQSNYTTNCFGDSESSVSEGEFAGESTSTSDSEESGGLIWSQFVQTLPIQAVAAPDLHSNPAKTFVKIKASHNLKKKILRFRSGSLKLMTTV; encoded by the exons aTGAAGCCGAGTCCGGCCGGAGTGGCGAGGGAGCTGGAGCCGCAGGCGCCGGCCCGGGGCGAGCAGCGCGCGGCGGAGCCCGAGGGGCGCTGGCGGGAGAAGGGCGAGGCGGACACGGAGCGGCAGCGCACCCGCGAGCGGCAGGaggccacgctggccgggctggcgGAGCTGGAGTACCTGCGCCAGCGCCAGGAGCTGCTGGTCCGGGGCGCCCTGCGCGGCACTGGGGGTGCGGGCGCCGCGCCCCGAGCCGGGGAGCTGCCGGGGGAGGCGGCGCAGCGCAGCCGCCTGGAGGAGAAGTTCTTGGAGGAGAACATTTTGCTGCTGCGGAAGCAATTG AATTGTTTGAGGAGAAGAGATGCTGGTTTGTTGAATCAGTTGCAAGAACTTGACAAGCAGATAAGTGACCTGAGACTCGATGTAGAAAAGACATCTGAAGAGCACCTGGAGACAGACAGCCGGCCCAGCTCAG GGTTTTATGAGCTGAGTGATGGGGCTTCAGGATCCCTTTCCAATTCCTCTAACTCGGTCTTCAGTGAGTGTTTATCCAGTTGTCATTCCAGCACCTGCTTTTGCAGCCCCTTGGAGGCAACCTTGACTATCTCGGATAGTTGCCCCAAATCTGCAG ATCTCATAGGATGGTTGGACTATACAGAAGGCCACTGTGAAGACCAGGCCTCAGAGGCAGTTTGCTGTTTCCCCTCCACATCACAATTTAATCCCCTTGGTGTCATTGCAGATGTGAATCCCAAGTACCAGTGTGATCTGGTGTCTAAAAACGGGAATGATGTCTATCGCTATCCCAGCCCACTCCATGCTGTGGCCGTGCAGAGCCCCATGTTTCTCCTCTGCCTGACAGGCAGCCCtctgagggaagaggagaggctgGGCAACCACACCAGTGACATTTGTGTCGGGTCTGAGCTGGACGCCATCAAGACGGAGGCGTCCTTGCCGTCCCCGAGCAGCGTGTGGCCTGCTCCCCATCCCTCATCCAGCAAGAAAATGGATGGCTACATCCTGAGCCTGGTCCAGAAGAAAACACACCCGGTAAGGACCAACAAGCCAAGAACCAGTGTGAACGCGGACCCCACGAAGGGACTTCTGAGGAACGGGAGCGTTTGTGTCCGAGTGACTGGGGGTGTCTCCCAGGCCAATCCCGGGAACCTTAAGAATTCCAAACAGGCGCCTCTGCCCCCGGTCGGAGTCCCCTCTTTGGACAACGGGACCTTCTCCCCACCGAAGCAGTGGTCAAAAGAACCGaaggcagaacaactggaaaGCAAGAGGCTGCCCTTGCCAGAGGGCTGCTCGCCTGGCGCCGCCCCTGAACTTCCAAGTAAGCATCCACCCAAAAATGCCAAGCTGGCCTCCCAGGAGCATGTGCGGTGCCCCACCACTGTGCTAGGGGAGGCCCCCAAGGAGAGCAGCCCGATCCCAGCTGCCTCTCCAAAAGAGAGCCCTGGGAGAGGCCTCGCCCCGCTGCAGGAGAACAAAGTTGTCCCGCCGCTGAAAAAGACGGCACCGAGGAACGGCCtgcagccccctcctgccccgccgGCACCCCCGTCCTCAGCGTTCCCCGTGGAAGAGCGGCCTGCCCTGGATTTCAAAAGCGAGGGCTCTTCTTCTCAAAGCCTGGAAGAGGGGCCTCTGGTGAAGGCGCACTTCGTCCCTGCGCCGCAGCCGGGCGCGCGGCCGCACCGGGGCACCCGGACCGCCGCTGCGCCCCGGGGCTCCGCCCTGAAGCACAGGGCCCAGGCCCTCCATGGCCCCGACGGCGCCTTGCCCACCGTGAGGGAGAAAACCCGGGCCGCCGGCAAGAAGTGTCGGTTCCCCGACGACCTGGATACAAATAAGAAACTCAGGAAGGTCTCTGCCAaagggaggaggagtgggggcgGCCACGCCGAGGCGGGCCTCCCCGGCCGGCCGCTCGGGGCTGCCCACCGGCCCGGGGGCAGGGCGCACGGCCACGGGCGCGAGGCGGTGGTGGCCAAGCCCAGGCACAAGCGAACCGACTCGCGGCGGTGGAGGTCGGCCGCCGAGGTCTCCTACGAGGAGGCTCTGCGGCGCgcgcggcggggccggcgggagggCGCGGGGCTGTGCGCGGCCGCCGTGGCGCTGCCCTTCGCCAGCCCCTACGCCTACGTGGCCAGCGACTCCGAGTACTCGGCCGAGTGCGAGTCCCTCTTCCACTCCACCGTGGTGGACACCAGCGAGGACGAGCAGAGCAACTACACCACCAACTGCTTCGGGGACAGCGAGTCCAGCGTGAGCGAGGGCGAGTTCGCGGGCGAGAGCACCAGCACCAGCGACTCGGAGGAGAGCGGGGGCCTCATTTGGTCCCAGTTCGTCCAGACGCTCCCCATCCAGGCGGTCGCGGCCCCCGACCTTCACAGCAACCCCGCCAAGACCTTTGTCAAAATCAAGGCTTCCCACAACCTCAAGAAGAAAATCCTCCGCTTCCGGTCCGGCTCTTTGAAGCTGATGACCACCGTTTGA